One Rhizobium sp. NRK18 genomic window carries:
- a CDS encoding peroxiredoxin has protein sequence MTLETGNTAPNFTLPATGGSPLTLSSFRGKPVVLFFYPKDDTSGCTTESKDFSALLPKFRAAGAEVVGISPDSLQSHEKFAKKHDLSVTLASDEAQDVLNAYGVWQEKSMYGKKYMGVVRTTVLVAPDGTVARIWPKVKVAGHAEEVLEAIHALSA, from the coding sequence GTGACACTCGAAACTGGAAATACCGCCCCGAATTTCACCCTTCCTGCGACCGGAGGAAGTCCACTGACGCTGTCAAGTTTCCGTGGAAAACCCGTCGTCCTGTTCTTCTACCCCAAGGACGACACCTCGGGCTGCACCACCGAATCGAAGGACTTCTCCGCGCTGCTGCCGAAATTCAGGGCGGCCGGAGCCGAGGTAGTCGGCATTTCGCCCGACTCGCTTCAAAGCCATGAGAAGTTTGCCAAGAAACACGACCTTTCAGTGACGCTCGCATCGGATGAAGCCCAGGACGTGCTCAATGCCTACGGCGTCTGGCAGGAAAAGAGCATGTACGGCAAAAAATACATGGGCGTCGTGCGCACGACCGTTCTCGTTGCGCCGGACGGCACGGTTGCCAGGATCTGGCCGAAGGTGAAAGTCGCCGGTCACGCCGAGGAAGTGCTTGAAGCCATCCACGCGTTAAGTGCCTGA
- a CDS encoding DUF3971 domain-containing protein, whose amino-acid sequence MRGLLILIALICIGLTSLFLALENGVLDKSLNERVQKLLQQAVGTTDAVAIGSTALRFTSEGRLALEARDVTLTKGDSGEPADDAASKIGTVRLVLDPLRLARGQLSVSSIDASGIVVGNSLWQSDGKIDWAKLRVDGIPKLTEELFSKLDALLAVKRRGGLSVLRISDVTIMMKALGGRPQAVIMSELSLREPEPGDVELNGTFDVGGHEATLSILADTTKGRAERLKASLEGAALGPLMTLLDDQGEIVKGATGKLTAQLTAVRGQSGGEAQVQMSAKVDDGRFYMRWEPVDVPQLTINAAYDNEKHTLEVQPSKGVFGDTTLPFSGGIIDLDRLDDDGRSGFGFDFLFSGASADTETAGEPPVPFDAKFAGQFLTQTNELTADQIVVSTARGAAAGSLKMVFGEGSPQVSFGMRAARLHSSVVKQLWPFWMASKARDWVHKNLFGGNVTNASLSVFIPAGRMSIYPEPLDLDENELRISFDVDNVRMNIAGNIPPIRDTAGHFSLRGPKMVVDIDHGTSYFPSGRSVSLDGGQFIIANTYEKPLMADMHINVSGAADGVAELATYKPIGALERTGFVPSDFSGKISAKVDAAFGLIPDQNPPPPQWHTVMTLNGVDLEKEFNGHWLTDLDGTLDITPEAAKVDAKGNLDGAPMQLTALEPVEPNSKVQRSRNIELTLDNDDRNRLLPGLGELIDGPLKINIDQSSEGRQAVSVDITKAALILPWIDWIKGRGIKAVATFDLKQDGARSDIGNFDLNGDGFRITGDLSVGKSGLISADFGNVRLSQDDRYALTVKRVSGGYDVRVDGESADMRSVLQKLKTGEESTAQGELGLSITANLSKLIGFNGEVLSAANFKYSAEGTTIKSISGSAVTDTGAAFVIQTASDASGPFVQITSGDAGAIARFADLYRQMQEGLLNIKIRGMRTDNWSGAIDIRKFRIVDEKRLQKLVSTPAGKDGQSLNSAVKRNIDVSSERFQRGFARINSNKGVLTIENGVVRGDQIGATFQGVLRDKKGQMSMTGTFMPAYGLNRLFTGLPIIGLILGNGNDQGVIGITFKLTGSFDHPDLLINPLSIIAPGIFRQIFEFQ is encoded by the coding sequence GTGCGCGGGTTACTGATCCTTATCGCGCTCATCTGCATCGGTCTGACATCGCTTTTTCTCGCACTGGAGAATGGCGTTCTCGACAAGAGCCTGAACGAACGTGTTCAGAAGCTGTTGCAGCAGGCGGTCGGCACGACGGATGCCGTCGCCATCGGCAGCACGGCGCTGCGTTTCACGTCGGAAGGGCGCCTTGCGCTCGAAGCGCGGGATGTGACGCTGACAAAGGGGGACAGCGGAGAGCCGGCAGACGATGCCGCCTCGAAGATCGGCACGGTGCGGCTGGTGCTCGACCCGTTGAGGCTCGCCCGCGGTCAATTGAGCGTCTCATCGATCGATGCGAGCGGGATCGTTGTCGGAAATTCGCTTTGGCAGAGCGATGGCAAGATCGACTGGGCGAAGCTGAGGGTCGACGGCATTCCCAAGTTGACCGAGGAACTCTTCAGCAAGCTCGACGCGCTTCTGGCGGTCAAGCGTCGGGGCGGGCTTTCGGTCCTGCGGATCTCCGACGTGACCATCATGATGAAGGCGCTTGGCGGCAGGCCGCAAGCGGTCATCATGTCCGAGCTCAGTCTCAGGGAGCCGGAACCGGGTGACGTGGAGCTCAACGGTACGTTCGATGTCGGTGGGCATGAAGCGACGCTGTCGATTCTTGCCGACACCACCAAGGGCAGGGCCGAGCGCCTCAAGGCCAGCCTGGAAGGCGCCGCCCTCGGTCCGCTGATGACTTTGCTCGATGACCAGGGCGAGATCGTCAAGGGCGCGACCGGCAAGCTGACGGCGCAATTGACGGCGGTGCGCGGCCAGAGCGGTGGGGAAGCACAGGTCCAGATGTCTGCCAAGGTTGACGACGGTCGCTTCTACATGCGCTGGGAGCCCGTCGACGTGCCGCAGTTGACGATCAATGCGGCCTATGACAACGAAAAGCATACGCTGGAAGTGCAGCCCTCGAAGGGTGTCTTTGGCGATACGACACTGCCGTTCAGCGGTGGGATCATTGATCTCGACCGGCTGGACGATGACGGCCGCAGCGGCTTCGGTTTCGACTTCCTGTTTTCCGGTGCGAGTGCGGATACGGAAACGGCGGGTGAGCCGCCGGTGCCGTTCGACGCCAAGTTCGCCGGCCAGTTTCTGACGCAGACCAATGAGCTGACGGCCGACCAGATCGTCGTTTCGACGGCGCGGGGCGCGGCGGCAGGATCACTGAAGATGGTGTTCGGCGAGGGCTCGCCCCAAGTCTCCTTCGGCATGCGCGCGGCGCGCCTGCATTCCTCGGTGGTCAAGCAGCTGTGGCCGTTCTGGATGGCGTCGAAAGCACGGGACTGGGTCCACAAAAACCTATTCGGCGGCAATGTCACCAATGCGTCGCTGTCCGTTTTCATTCCTGCGGGCCGGATGTCGATCTATCCGGAGCCGCTGGATCTCGACGAGAATGAACTGAGGATCAGCTTCGACGTCGACAATGTCCGAATGAACATCGCCGGCAATATTCCGCCGATCCGTGATACCGCCGGTCATTTCAGTCTGCGGGGACCAAAGATGGTGGTCGATATCGATCACGGCACGTCCTATTTCCCCTCAGGACGCTCGGTATCGCTCGACGGCGGCCAGTTCATCATCGCCAACACCTACGAAAAGCCGCTGATGGCAGACATGCACATCAATGTGTCCGGTGCTGCCGACGGGGTCGCGGAACTGGCAACCTACAAGCCCATCGGCGCTTTGGAGCGGACCGGTTTCGTGCCGTCGGATTTCTCCGGCAAGATCAGCGCCAAGGTCGATGCGGCCTTCGGGCTCATTCCGGACCAGAACCCGCCGCCGCCGCAATGGCATACGGTGATGACGCTCAATGGTGTCGACCTGGAAAAGGAATTCAACGGTCACTGGCTGACGGATCTCGATGGCACGCTCGACATCACGCCGGAGGCAGCCAAGGTGGACGCCAAGGGCAATCTCGACGGGGCGCCGATGCAACTGACCGCACTCGAGCCGGTCGAACCAAACTCCAAGGTTCAGCGAAGCCGCAATATCGAGCTGACGCTCGACAATGACGATCGCAATCGGCTGCTGCCCGGGCTGGGGGAACTGATCGACGGACCGTTGAAGATCAACATCGATCAAAGCAGCGAAGGCAGACAGGCGGTTTCCGTTGACATCACCAAGGCCGCTCTGATCCTGCCGTGGATTGACTGGATCAAGGGGCGCGGCATCAAGGCTGTGGCGACATTCGACCTCAAGCAGGACGGTGCGCGCAGCGATATCGGCAATTTCGATCTGAACGGCGATGGCTTCCGCATCACCGGCGATCTGAGCGTCGGGAAGTCCGGCCTGATTTCCGCCGACTTCGGCAATGTCCGGCTCTCCCAGGACGACCGGTACGCGCTGACAGTCAAGCGCGTGAGCGGTGGCTACGATGTGCGGGTCGATGGTGAGAGCGCCGACATGCGCTCGGTGCTGCAGAAGCTGAAGACCGGCGAGGAATCGACGGCGCAAGGCGAACTGGGGCTCAGCATCACGGCCAATCTCAGCAAGCTCATCGGCTTCAACGGGGAGGTGCTGAGCGCTGCGAATTTCAAGTACTCGGCCGAGGGAACGACAATCAAGTCGATATCGGGATCCGCGGTGACCGATACCGGTGCCGCCTTCGTCATCCAGACTGCGTCTGATGCCAGCGGGCCCTTCGTGCAGATCACCAGCGGCGACGCGGGTGCCATAGCGCGCTTCGCCGATCTGTATAGGCAAATGCAAGAGGGGCTGCTCAACATCAAGATCAGGGGCATGCGGACGGACAACTGGAGCGGGGCGATCGACATCCGCAAGTTCCGGATCGTGGACGAGAAGCGTCTGCAGAAGCTCGTCTCGACGCCGGCCGGCAAGGACGGACAGAGCCTCAACAGCGCCGTCAAGCGCAACATCGACGTCAGCAGCGAGCGGTTCCAGCGTGGCTTTGCGCGGATCAATTCGAACAAGGGTGTGCTGACGATCGAGAATGGCGTGGTGCGCGGCGACCAGATCGGTGCAACCTTCCAGGGCGTTCTGCGCGACAAGAAGGGGCAGATGTCGATGACCGGCACGTTCATGCCGGCCTATGGGCTCAACCGGCTGTTCACCGGGCTGCCGATCATCGGGCTCATTCTCGGCAACGGCAACGACCAGGGCGTGATCGGGATAACCTTCAAGCTGACCGGCAGTTTCGATCACCCCGATCTCTTGATCAATCCGCTGTCGATCATCGCACCCGGTATCTTCCGGCAGATCTTCGAGTTCCAATGA
- the tyrS gene encoding tyrosine--tRNA ligase — translation MSEFKSDFLRTLSERGFIHQISDETGLDDLLCKETVTAYIGFDPTASSLHAGSLIQIMMLHWFQATGHRAISLMGGGTGMVGDPSFKDEARQLMTVDMIENNIASIKRVFSNYLTYGDGPKDALMINNAEWLRPLNYLEFLRDVGRHFSVNRMLSFDSVKTRLDREQSLSFLEFNYMILQAYDFVELSKRYECRLQMGGSDQWGNIVNGIDLGHRMGTPQLYALTSPLLTTSSGAKMGKSATGAVWLNPDMLSAYDFWQYWRNTEDADVSRFLKLYTTLPMDEVARLSQLGGSEINEVKKILATEVTAILHGRAAAEEAAETARKTFEEGALADNLPSIDVPAAELDGGLGILTLLVRAGLAGSNGEARRHIQGGAVRINDNPVSDDRMTVGSAEVTADGVIKVSLGKKKHILVRPA, via the coding sequence ATGTCCGAGTTCAAGTCCGATTTTCTCCGCACCCTCTCCGAACGCGGCTTCATTCATCAGATTTCCGATGAAACTGGCCTCGACGATTTGCTCTGCAAGGAAACCGTGACCGCCTATATCGGCTTCGACCCGACGGCATCGAGCCTGCATGCAGGTTCTCTCATCCAGATCATGATGCTGCATTGGTTCCAGGCTACCGGCCACCGCGCCATATCCCTGATGGGCGGCGGAACCGGCATGGTCGGCGACCCGTCCTTCAAAGACGAGGCGCGGCAGCTGATGACGGTCGACATGATCGAGAACAACATCGCGTCCATCAAGCGCGTCTTCTCGAACTACCTGACCTACGGCGACGGCCCGAAAGACGCGTTGATGATCAACAACGCCGAATGGCTGCGCCCGCTGAATTACCTTGAATTCCTGCGCGATGTCGGCCGCCACTTCTCGGTCAACCGCATGCTCTCCTTCGACAGCGTCAAGACGCGACTCGACCGCGAGCAGTCGCTGTCCTTCCTCGAATTCAACTACATGATTCTGCAGGCCTACGACTTCGTCGAGTTGAGCAAGCGCTACGAATGCCGGCTGCAGATGGGCGGTTCGGACCAGTGGGGCAACATCGTCAACGGTATCGATCTCGGTCATCGCATGGGCACGCCGCAACTCTACGCCCTCACCTCGCCGCTCCTGACGACCTCTTCTGGCGCCAAGATGGGCAAGTCCGCGACGGGCGCCGTCTGGCTGAACCCGGACATGCTTTCGGCCTACGACTTCTGGCAATACTGGCGCAACACGGAAGATGCAGACGTCAGCCGCTTCCTCAAGCTCTACACCACCTTGCCGATGGACGAGGTTGCCCGGCTGTCGCAGCTAGGCGGCTCCGAAATCAACGAGGTGAAGAAGATCCTGGCGACGGAAGTCACGGCAATCCTGCACGGCCGCGCCGCCGCCGAAGAAGCAGCCGAAACCGCCCGCAAGACCTTCGAGGAAGGCGCGCTTGCCGACAACCTGCCGTCGATCGACGTGCCGGCGGCAGAGCTTGACGGCGGTCTCGGCATCCTGACGCTGCTGGTGCGCGCCGGCCTCGCCGGCTCCAACGGCGAAGCCCGCCGCCATATCCAGGGCGGCGCCGTCCGCATCAACGACAATCCGGTCAGCGACGACCGGATGACTGTCGGCTCGGCGGAAGTGACCGCAGATGGCGTGATCAAGGTCTCGCTCGGCAAGAAGAAGCACATTCTCGTCCGGCCGGCCTGA
- a CDS encoding alpha/beta hydrolase yields the protein MPEVIFNGPAGRLEGRYQPSKEKNAPIAIILHPHPQFGGTMNNQIVYQLFYMFQKRGFTTLRFNFRGIGRSQGEFDHGAGELSDAASALDWVQSLHPDSKSCWVAGYSFGSWIGMQLLMRRPEIEGFMSIAPQPNSYDFSFLAPCPSSGLIINGTADKVAPEKDVIGLVEKLKAQKGILITHRTVEGANHFFKDRVDQLMAECEDYLDRRLDGELVPEPAAKRIR from the coding sequence ATGCCTGAAGTAATTTTCAACGGCCCCGCCGGCCGTCTTGAAGGCCGCTACCAACCCTCCAAGGAAAAGAACGCCCCGATCGCCATCATCCTGCACCCGCACCCCCAGTTCGGCGGCACGATGAACAACCAGATCGTATACCAGCTGTTCTACATGTTCCAGAAGCGCGGCTTCACCACGCTCCGCTTCAACTTTCGGGGAATCGGCCGCAGCCAGGGCGAATTCGACCATGGCGCCGGCGAGCTCTCGGACGCCGCCTCGGCGCTCGACTGGGTGCAGAGCCTGCACCCGGATTCCAAGAGCTGCTGGGTCGCCGGCTACTCCTTCGGTTCCTGGATCGGCATGCAGCTTCTGATGCGCCGTCCAGAAATCGAGGGCTTCATGTCGATCGCACCGCAGCCCAACAGCTACGACTTCTCGTTCCTGGCGCCCTGCCCGTCGTCCGGCCTGATCATCAACGGCACGGCCGACAAGGTGGCGCCCGAGAAGGACGTCATCGGTCTCGTCGAGAAGCTGAAGGCGCAGAAGGGTATTCTGATCACCCACCGCACCGTCGAAGGCGCCAACCATTTCTTCAAGGACCGCGTCGATCAGCTGATGGCCGAATGCGAGGACTATCTCGACCGTCGCCTCGACGGCGAGCTGGTGCCGGAACCGGCGGCCAAGCGCATCCGCTAA
- a CDS encoding cysteine desulfurase family protein: MVAPRHYFDWNATAPMLPAARDAVVAALSQFANPSSVHGEGRAVRASIEAARRQVAALVGAEPAHVTFTSGATEAANLVLTPDFRMGRTPLKAGRLYFSAIEHPAIGEGGRFAKGAMTEVPVTSSGVIDLEALENLLAAHDKAEGLPLVALMLVNNETGIVQPVARASEIVKAHGGMLVVDAVQAVGRIPVDMADLGADFLILSSHKIGGPKGAGALVTRGEILMPAPLIRGGGQEKGHRSGTENSTAIIGFGVAARENRAELTERNQRIGLLRDRLEAGMRDAANDVIIHGQDETRVANTSFFTLPGLKSETGQIAFDLEGVALSAGSACSSGKVGESHVLVAMGKDARLGALRLSIGPSTTDEDIEAALAAFRKIAGRRKPAGQAA; encoded by the coding sequence ATGGTCGCCCCGCGGCATTATTTCGACTGGAACGCCACCGCGCCGATGTTGCCGGCAGCGCGTGACGCCGTCGTTGCGGCGCTTTCCCAGTTCGCCAACCCGTCGTCCGTTCATGGCGAAGGCCGGGCGGTGCGGGCTTCGATCGAAGCTGCGCGTCGGCAGGTGGCCGCACTTGTCGGCGCCGAACCCGCGCATGTGACGTTTACGAGCGGTGCTACGGAGGCCGCCAATCTCGTGCTGACGCCCGACTTTCGCATGGGGCGCACACCCTTGAAGGCAGGGCGGCTTTATTTCTCGGCAATCGAGCATCCGGCGATCGGTGAGGGTGGGCGTTTTGCCAAGGGCGCGATGACGGAAGTGCCGGTGACGTCTTCTGGTGTCATCGATCTCGAAGCGCTGGAAAATCTGCTTGCCGCTCACGACAAGGCGGAAGGGCTGCCGCTGGTCGCGTTGATGCTGGTCAACAATGAGACAGGTATCGTGCAGCCGGTCGCCCGGGCAAGCGAGATCGTCAAGGCGCATGGCGGCATGCTTGTCGTTGATGCGGTGCAGGCGGTCGGCCGTATTCCGGTCGACATGGCAGACCTCGGCGCCGATTTCCTGATCCTGTCGTCGCACAAGATCGGCGGCCCCAAGGGGGCGGGGGCGCTCGTCACGCGCGGCGAAATCCTGATGCCGGCGCCGTTGATCCGTGGCGGCGGCCAGGAAAAGGGTCACCGCTCGGGGACGGAGAATTCGACCGCCATCATCGGCTTCGGCGTTGCCGCAAGAGAGAACAGGGCCGAATTGACCGAGCGCAATCAACGCATCGGCCTGTTGCGTGATCGGCTCGAGGCCGGCATGCGCGACGCGGCAAATGATGTGATCATTCACGGTCAGGACGAGACAAGGGTTGCCAATACCAGCTTCTTTACTTTACCGGGTCTGAAGTCGGAGACGGGGCAGATTGCATTCGACCTCGAAGGCGTTGCGCTTTCGGCCGGATCGGCCTGCTCGTCGGGAAAAGTCGGCGAGAGCCACGTGCTCGTGGCCATGGGAAAGGATGCGCGCCTTGGCGCCCTGCGTCTTTCCATCGGTCCGTCGACCACCGACGAGGATATCGAGGCGGCGCTCGCCGCCTTTCGCAAAATCGCCGGGCGGCGCAAGCCGGCCGGGCAGGCGGCCTGA